From a single Miscanthus floridulus cultivar M001 chromosome 8, ASM1932011v1, whole genome shotgun sequence genomic region:
- the LOC136473700 gene encoding uncharacterized membrane protein At4g09580-like codes for MARDDGFPVWEAALLTGVAAVFAAGLAGVYVSMPRSDYSFIKLPRNLQELQVLTVHLEGYTSDYTIQVLVGYCAVYIFMQTFMIPGTIFMSLLAGALFGQLGGLALVIFAATAGASCCYFLSKLVGKPLVFSLWPDKLTFFQKQVAKRREKLLNYMLFLRVTPTLPNTFINFSSPIVGVPYHTFFLATAIGLIPAAYVTVRAGIALSDLRSLNDLYDPQSIAVLFLIGLVSVTPTLLGKNETPSRASDMAASTN; via the exons aTGGCGAGGGACGACGGGTTCCCGGTGTGGGAGGCGGCGCTGCTCACCGGCGTGGCTGCCGTCTTCGCTGCGGGGCTGGCCGGCGTCTACGTCTCCATGCCTCGCTCTGACTACAGCTTCATCAAGCTGCCCCGCAACCTCCAGGAGCTCCAAGTCCTCAC TGTCCATCTGGAGGGCTACACCAGTGACTATACCATCCAGGTGCTGGTGGGCTACTGTGCCGTGTACATCTTCATGCAGACGTTCATGATCCCAGGGACCATTTTCATGTCCCTGCTTGCCGGGGCCCTCTTTGGGCAGCTCGGTGGTCTAGCCCTGGTGATCTTTGCTGCCACTGCCGGTGCTTCTTGCTGTTATTTCCTGTCCAAGCTTGTAGGGAAACCACTGGTCTTCTCGTTGTGGCCAGACAAGCTCACGTTCTTCCAAAAGCAG GTTGCAAAAAGAAGAGAGAAGCTGCTGAATTACATGCTTTTCTTGAGAGTCACCCCAACACTGCCCAATACTTTCATCAATTTTTCTTCACCTATAGTGGGTGTGCCATACCATACTTTCTTCTTGGCGACAGCCATTGGCCTCATCCCAGCTGCCTATGTGACTGTCCGG GCTGGAATTGCTTTGAGCGACCTGAGATCGTTGAATGACCTGTATGATCCACAGTCGATAGCGGTGCTGTTCCTGATCGGGCTTGTTTCGGTGACGCCAACGTTGCTGGGAAAGAACGAGACGCCAAGCAGGGCATCAGACATGGCCGCTAGCACCAACTGA
- the LOC136473701 gene encoding WEB family protein At5g16730, chloroplastic-like, with protein MLGARPKSAAAERKSGKTTPPTPKGGSRPSKPGPAKPANGTPPQAPRAADRSPGSADKPPSGERRTPKVFARLSTPPAEKQSSAVKQSHELQAQLAAVQEELKRAKEQLAEKEKEKVQALEELEDAKRLADEANANLLVALAARKKAEEASETEMFRAVELEQTSIESMQRKEEELQRKLESMRSQQESDATALRSTVEQLGKARYELADAIDAKNLALNQVDDAIRLNEVNAHKVEVLNTEVARLKELLDIELESKEREGAEQIMRLEAEVSTLKIELQKAKDAEEKVSELGYVIEALRVDAANAMKARAEAEELADEWKQKAEILEIKLEAANQSYMLKVDSLNSVMKELDAASTLLSEKESELSDLQNKLQALEEEVARQNEDIIVSNERLDVAEKEAFELREEINELQSKLQALEEEKMDAINNENNASSQIESICEEKERLAKELETSKDEYEKVKKAMEDLASALHEMSGEAREARERYLNKQEEIERAKAQIEELNMNLKNTQENYEVMLDEANYERVCLKKTVERMEAEAKNTSEEWQSKEVSFVSSIKKSEEEIGTMRVEMDKVVEKVQDCENRNAELEEKLKELEAQVEEASIAKDEAKAEALSWKEKLLDKENELRNIKQENDELQVKESNASEKLKELSSVLGNAKVLNGTGPKDENDKGNTKDDDPVVIATKMWENSKVTEYNLSTEKEKDGESEFDLESNKGDAASDGHRLSIDNRVNNSTKLAIKLQQPKKPLMKKFGGLLKKKSQH; from the exons ATGCTGGGAGCCAGACCGAA ATCTGCGGCGGCAGAGAGGAAGAGCGGCAAGACCACGCCGCCGACGCCCAAGGGCGGCAGCAGGCCGAGCAAGCCGGGCCCCGCCAAGCCGGCCAATGGCACTCCGCCGCAGGCGCCTCGCGCCGCCGATAGGTCCCCTGGGTCGGCGGACAAGCCGCCGTCGGGCGAACGCCGCACGCCCAAGGTCTTCGCCCGCCTCAGCACGCCGCCTGCAGAG AAGCAAAGCAGCGCCGTGAAGCAGTCTCACGAACTGCAGGCGCAGCTCGCCGCGGTTCAGGAGGAGCTGAAGAGGGCAAAGGAGCAGCTggcggagaaggagaaggagaaggtccaggcacttgaggagctggaGGATGCCAAGCGGCTGGCCGACGAGGCCAATGCGAACCTGCTGGTCGCGCTCGCAGCGCGGAAGAAGGCGGAGGAGGCCTCCGAGACCGAGATGTTCCGCGCGGTCGAGCTGGAGCAGACGAGCATCGAGTCCATgcagaggaaggaggaggagctgcAGAGGAAGCTGGAGAGCATGCGGAGCCAGCAGGAGTCAGATGCTACCGCGCTGCGGTCCACAGTGGAGCAGCTCGGGAAGGCTAGGTATGAGCTCGCTGATGCGATCGATGCCAAGAACTTGGCCCTTAATCAGGTGGATGATGCTATCCGGCTCAATGAAGTGAATGCTCATAAGGTGGAGGTCCTCAACACAGAGGTTGCTCGCCTGAAAGAACTGCTTGACATTGAGCTGGAGAGCAAAGAGAGAGAAGGCGCTGAGCAAATCATGAGGCTTGAGGCGGAGGTCTCTACACTGAAGATTGAGCTCCAGAAGGCAAAGGATGCTGAAGAGAAGGTATCTGAGTTGGGGTATGTGATTGAAGCGCTGAGAGTTGATGCTGCCAATGCTATGAAGGCCAGAGCAGAGGCAGAGGAGCTAGCtgatgaatggaagcaaaaggcTGAAATTCTGGAAATTAAATTGGAGGCAGCCAACCAGTCTTACATGTTGAAGGTTGATTCCTtgaactcggtgatgaaagaatTGGATGCAGCAAGCACCTTGCTTTCGGAGAAAGAGTCTGAACTTTCTGACCTTCAGAACAAGTTGCAGGCTTTGGAAGAAGAGGTAGCTAGGCAGAATGAAGATATTATTGTGTCTAATGAGCGCCTTGATGTTGCTGAGAAAGAAGCATTTGAACTGAGGGAAGAGATCAATGAGCTTCAGTCAAAGCTCCAAGCACTGGAAGAAGAGAAGATGGATGCTATTAACAATGAGAACAATGCAAGTTCACAAATTGAATCAATATGTGAAGAGAAGGAGAGGCTGGCTAAGGAACTAGAAACTAGCAAAGATGAGTATGAGAAAGTTAAGAAGGCTATGGAAGATCTAGCCTCAGCGTTGCATGAAATGTCTGGTGAGGCAAGAGAGGCACGGGAGAGGTACCTGAACAAACAAGAAGAGATTGAGCGTGCCAAGGCACAAATAGAGGAGCTCAACATGAATCTCAAGAACACCCAGGAGAACTATGAAGTGATGCTTGATGAAGCAAACTACGAGAGAGTCTGCTTGAAGAAGACGGTGGAGCGAATGGAGGCAGAAGCGAAGAATACATCTGAGGAGTGGCAATCCAAAGAGGTCAGCTTTGTGAGCTCCATCAAAAAGTCAGAAGAAGAAATTGGTACAATGAGAGTTGAGATGGATAAGGTGGTAGAGAAGGTGCAAGACTGCGAAAATAGAAATGCTGAGCTGGAGGAGAAGCTGAAGGAGCTGGAAGCTCAGGTAGAGGAAGCGAGCATAGCCAAGGATGAAGccaaagctgaagctttgagctggaaagaaaagctgctagacaAAGAGAATGAATTGCGGAACATAAAACAGGAGAATGATGAGCTACAGGTCAAAGAATCGAATGCTTCAGAGAAGCTGAAGGAGCTATCTTCCGTGCTTGGCAATGCTAAAGTGCTAAATGGAACAGGTCCAAAAGATGAGAATGACAAGGGAAATACGAAGGATGATGATCCTGTAGTGATCGCTACAAAGATGTGGGAGAACAGCAAGGTCACTGAGTACAATCTATCTACAGAGAAGGAGAAAGACGGTGAATCAGAATTTGATCTGGAGTCCAACAAGGGAGACGCTGCCTCTGATGGCCACAGGTTGTCCATAGACAACAGGGTGAACAACAGCACGAAGCTGGCAATCAAGCTGCAGCAACCGAAGAAGCCTTTGATGAAGAAATTTGGTGGTTTGTTGAAGAAGAAAAGCCAGCATTAG